A region of Centropristis striata isolate RG_2023a ecotype Rhode Island chromosome 17, C.striata_1.0, whole genome shotgun sequence DNA encodes the following proteins:
- the hmgb2b gene encoding high mobility group protein B2b isoform X2 yields MMRKDVNKPKGKTSAYAFFVQTCREEHRKKNPEQSVNFAEFSKKCSERWKALTASDKKCFEDMAKADKVRYNREMRDYIPPKGFGKRGRKRKDPNAPKRPPSAFFVFCSEYRPSVKQQYPGLSIGDCAKKLGEMWSKLSQSEKLPYEEKAQKLREKYDRDMVAYRGGGTYARNPGSSAQGGEEEEDDEGEDEDDDEEDDE; encoded by the exons ATGATGCGTAAAGACGTGAACAAGCCGAAGGGGAAGACCTCAGCGTATGCCTTCTTCGTCCAGACGTGTCGAGAGGAACACCGGAAGAAGAACCCCGAGCAGTCGGTTAACTTCGCCGAGTTCTCCAAGAAGTGCTCCGAGAGATGGAAG GCTCTGACTGCCAGTGATAAGAAGTGTTTCGAGGACATGGCGAAGGCCGACAAGGTGCGTTACAACAGGGAGATGAGAGACTACATCCCACCCAAGGGCTTCGGAAAGAGAGGCCGCAAGAGGAAAGACCCCAACGCACCCAAAAGACCCCC GTCTGCGTTCTTTGTGTTCTGCAGCGAGTACCGTCCCAGTGTGAAGCAGCAGTATCCTGGTCTGTCTATAGGAGACTGTGCCAAGAAGCTGGGAGAGATGTGGAGCAAACTGTCCCAGTCTGAGAAGCTGCCCTACGAGGAGAAGGCCCAGAAACTACGGGAGAAATACGACCGG GACATGGTGGCATACCGCGGCGGCGGCACGTACGCCAGGAACCCCGGCTCTTCAGctcagggaggagaggaggaggaggacgacgaGGGGGAGGACGAAGACGACGACGAGGAGGACGACGAGTAG
- the hmgb2b gene encoding high mobility group protein B2b isoform X1, which produces MDPHFVLFVIQTEERREATLTGQAASMMRKDVNKPKGKTSAYAFFVQTCREEHRKKNPEQSVNFAEFSKKCSERWKALTASDKKCFEDMAKADKVRYNREMRDYIPPKGFGKRGRKRKDPNAPKRPPSAFFVFCSEYRPSVKQQYPGLSIGDCAKKLGEMWSKLSQSEKLPYEEKAQKLREKYDRDMVAYRGGGTYARNPGSSAQGGEEEEDDEGEDEDDDEEDDE; this is translated from the exons gCCGCCAGTATGATGCGTAAAGACGTGAACAAGCCGAAGGGGAAGACCTCAGCGTATGCCTTCTTCGTCCAGACGTGTCGAGAGGAACACCGGAAGAAGAACCCCGAGCAGTCGGTTAACTTCGCCGAGTTCTCCAAGAAGTGCTCCGAGAGATGGAAG GCTCTGACTGCCAGTGATAAGAAGTGTTTCGAGGACATGGCGAAGGCCGACAAGGTGCGTTACAACAGGGAGATGAGAGACTACATCCCACCCAAGGGCTTCGGAAAGAGAGGCCGCAAGAGGAAAGACCCCAACGCACCCAAAAGACCCCC GTCTGCGTTCTTTGTGTTCTGCAGCGAGTACCGTCCCAGTGTGAAGCAGCAGTATCCTGGTCTGTCTATAGGAGACTGTGCCAAGAAGCTGGGAGAGATGTGGAGCAAACTGTCCCAGTCTGAGAAGCTGCCCTACGAGGAGAAGGCCCAGAAACTACGGGAGAAATACGACCGG GACATGGTGGCATACCGCGGCGGCGGCACGTACGCCAGGAACCCCGGCTCTTCAGctcagggaggagaggaggaggaggacgacgaGGGGGAGGACGAAGACGACGACGAGGAGGACGACGAGTAG